GACCTGGTGGTGGCCGGAGCGGCGGCGACCACCCTGGGGAAGCTGAAGGGCCCGGGGGGCCGTGACGAGCTGGCGGCCCTCGCCGACCGCGTGCCGAAGGAGCCGGGAGACCTGGCGGAGCCGGTGGCCGGCGCGCTCGTCGCACTCGAGGGCAAGGCGGCGGAGCCGCGCTTGCGCGAGTGGCTGAAGCACCCGCATGCCAACGTGCGCCGCGTGGCGGCCGAGGCCCTCACCCAGCTCACCGGCCAGCCCGTGCGCTCCGAGCGCGTGGAGCTGCCGGAGGACACCTTCCGCCCGGAGCCCGCGCCGGCCCGGGCCGGGCTGGTGCTGCGCACGGCGAAGGGCGACATCACCGTGCTGCTCGACGTGGACGAGGCGCCCCTCACCTCCGGCAACCTCTACGCGCTGGCGAAGAAGGGCTACTTCAACGGCGTCTCCTTCCACCGCGTGGTGCCGGACTTCGTCGCGCAGGGCGGAGACCCGCGCGGGGACGGGGAGGGCGGGCCCGGCTACTCCATCCGCTGTGAGATGACGCGCCGGCCGTACCGCCGCGGCACCCTGGGCATGGCGCTGGGGGGCAAGGACACCGGAGGCAGCCAGTTCTTCTTCACCCACGCGCCGCAGCCCCACCTGGACGGCCGCTACACGGCCTTCGGCGAGGTGGTGTCCGGCATGGACGTGGTGGACGCGCTGCTGGAGGGCGACATCATCCGCGAGGTGCGCACGGTGGAGCTGCCCTGAGGCGAGGGCCTCACGCGCCGCTGGCGCGGGCCAGGGACGGCGGGCCCATCGGGTGGGCGTGCCACCGCTTGAGCTCTTCCTGCTCCATGCCTTCCACCTCGTGGCGGATGCGCTGCCACTCCGTTTCAGGGATGCGCAGGAAGGCCTCCGCCAGCGCCGGGTCGAACTGGGTGCCCGAGCAGCGGCGGATTTCATCCCGCGCCACGCTCATGGGCCGGCCCTTGCGGTACGGCCGGTCCGACGTAATCGCATCCACCGTGTCCGCGATGCAGAAGATGCGCGCCCCGAGGACGATGTCCTCGCCCGCCAGGTTCTGCGGGTAGCCCTTGCCGTCCCAGCGCTCCTGGTGCTGCAGGACGATGAGCGCCGCCTCGTGCAGGTAGGGCATCTTCGACAGCATCCGGTAGCCGAACTCCGGGTGCTTGCGCATCTCCACCCACTCGTCCGGCGTGAGCGGGCCGGGCTTGAGCAGGATGGAGTCGCGCACGCCAATCTTGCCGATGTCGTGCAGCAGCGCGCCCTGCTCCACCACGTCCAGCGCGGCCCCGGCCATGCCCACCTCCTGGGCCAGCCGGCGCGAGTAGAGCGACACGCGGCGCGAGTGCCACTGCGTCTCCGTGTCGCGGTAGTCCAGCGCGCTGATG
The sequence above is a segment of the Pyxidicoccus xibeiensis genome. Coding sequences within it:
- a CDS encoding HD domain-containing phosphohydrolase, which produces MDRILVVDDDVLILAALSRILQTEGYEVVTHSDPALAARETGFHVVLTDFMMPYLNGIELLGALRERNPKAVRLMLTAAADFRTASEAVNRGEVFRLLGKPWALSDLVSSVRQAFEHYRLVEANERLSREVAEKNAELVAINRDLERRVVERTAGLLDGLISALDYRDTETQWHSRRVSLYSRRLAQEVGMAGAALDVVEQGALLHDIGKIGVRDSILLKPGPLTPDEWVEMRKHPEFGYRMLSKMPYLHEAALIVLQHQERWDGKGYPQNLAGEDIVLGARIFCIADTVDAITSDRPYRKGRPMSVARDEIRRCSGTQFDPALAEAFLRIPETEWQRIRHEVEGMEQEELKRWHAHPMGPPSLARASGA